One Primulina tabacum isolate GXHZ01 chromosome 10, ASM2559414v2, whole genome shotgun sequence DNA segment encodes these proteins:
- the LOC142504750 gene encoding auxin response factor 1-like isoform X1 produces the protein MANLSENHFAGGPPPGGPTDALYKELWHACAGPLVTLPRKGEQVYYFPQGHMEQLEASTHQGLDQQLPIFNLPSKILCKVMNVTLKAEQEMDEVYAQITLMPEQDMDQENDITSPDPPLPEPQRCTFHSFCKTLTASDTSTHGGFSVLRRHADDCLPPLDMSRQPPWQELVASDLHGNEWHFRHIFRGQPRRHLLTTGWSVFVSAKKLVAGDAFIFLRGENGELRVGVRRLMRQLNKMPSSVISSHNMHLGVLATASHAISTGTLFSVFYKPRTSRSEFIVSLNKYLEARSHKLPVGMRFKMKFEGEEVPERRFSGTIVGFGDYPSSRWPDSEWRSLKVQWDEPSPILRPERVSPWEIEPLVAANLPNAQAQQRNKRARPPALPSPMQGMWKSPSDSPSAFTCHDPLRGPDLYQSPKLSSVTKISTLSYNGNLLPLSSNSIYQSNIETAAESITPASDRRHGNGYRLFGIELVDHSTVEASPLAVLTGAAVEDFHVPSDIESEQQSEPLDCNHSNFPSLIYDPNKSFLISPHEPQNRQIRSCTKVHMQGIAVGRAVDLTRFDSYEDLLEKFEEMFEIVGELTGAGKKWQVVYTDDEDDMMMVGDDPWHEFCIMVKKIYIYTAEEARRLLPKIKHPLTEVKSSKLLSDVSVGAEAQSSTMGSAY, from the exons ATGGCAAATCTCTCTGAAAATCATTTTGCTGGGGGCCCTCCACCAG GAGGCCCGACTGATGCTTTATACAAAGAATTATGGCATGCCTGTGCTGGACCCCTTGTTACCCTTCCACGTAAAGGGGAACAAGTTTATTACTTTCCTCAAGGTCACATGGAACAG CTTGAAGCATCCACACATCAGGGTTTGGACCAGCAACTTCCTATATTCAACTTACCCAGTAAAATCCTTTGCAAAGTGATGAATGTCACACTGAAG GCTGAACAAGAGATGGACGAGGTGTATGCACAAATAACGCTGATGCCTGAACAAGAT ATGGATCAGGAAAATGATATAACAAGTCCTGATCCTCCTCTGCCTGAGCCTCAACGGTGCACTTTCCATTCATTTTGCAAGACTCTCACTGCTTCTGATACCAGCACTCATGGAGGATTTTCGGTTTTGCGTAGGCATGCCGATGATTGCTTACCTCCATTG GATATGTCTCGGCAACCACCCTGGCAGGAGTTGGTCGCTTCTGACCTCCATGGAAATGAGTGGCATTTCCGTCACATTTTCAGAG GTCAACCTAGGCGCCACTTACTGACCACTGGGTGGAGTGTCTTTGTTAGTGCAAAAAAGTTGGTTGCTGGAGATGCTTTCATTTTCCTAAG AGGAGAAAATGGGGAGCTTCGAGTTGGAGTCCGCAGGCTCATGAGACAGCTAAATAAGATGCCATCGTCTGTTATATCAAGTCATAATATGCATCTGGGGGTTCTTGCTACTGCATCACATGCCATCTCCACAGGGACACTTTTTTCAGTTTTTTATAAACCAAG AACTAGTCGATCGGAATTCATTGTAAGTTTAAACAAGTATCTTGAAGCTCGAAGTCACAAGCTGCCTGTGGGGATGAGGTTTAAGATGAAATTTGAGGGTGAAGAGGTTCCAGAAAGAAG GTTCAGTGGGACGATTGTTGGTTTTGGGGATTATCCTTCATCCAGGTGGCCTGATTCAGAATGGAGATCATTAAAG GTACAGTGGGATGAACCCTCCCCAATTTTGCGTCCAGAGAGAGTTTCACCATGGGAGATAGAGCCACTTGTTGCAGCGAATCTTCCAAACGCACAGGCTCAGCAAAGAAACAAGCGTGCCCGACCACCTGCCCTACCTTCGCCTATGCAAG GTATGTGGAAATCACCATCGGACTCCCCTTCAGCATTTACTTGCCATGATCCATTGCGTGGACCAGATCTCTATCAATCACCTAAACTTAGCTCTGTCACCAAAATCAGCACTTTAAGTTACAATGGAAATTTACTGCCCCTTTCAAGCAATTCAATATACCAATCCAATATAGAAACTGCAGCCGAGTCAATCACTCCTGCGAGTGACAGAAGACATGGTAATGGCTACAGGCTGTTTGGAATTGAATTGGTTGACCATTCAACAGTTGAAGCCAGTCCATTAGCAGTCCTGACTGGAGCAGCTGTTGAGGATTTTCATGTTCCCTCGGATATTGAATCTGAACAACAATCAGAGCCATTAGATTGTAATCATTCCAATTTTCCCTCATTGATTTATGATCCCAACAAGTCATTTCTGATATCTCCTCATGAGCCTCAGAACAGGCAAATTAGAAGCTGCACCAAG GTTCACATGCAAGGCATTGCAGTTGGAAGGGCTGTGGATTTGACCAGATTTGATAGCTATGAGGATCTACTTGAGAAATTTGAAGAGATGTTTGAAATCGTAGGGGAACTCACTGGTGCAGGGAAAAAATGGCAAGTGGTATATACAGATGACGAGGATGACATGATGATGGTTGGAGACGATCCATGGCA TGAATTTTGCATCATGgtgaagaaaatatatatatatacagccGAGGAAGCCAGAAGGCTATTGCCCAAGATAAAACATCCTCTCACTGAGGTTAAATCTTCCAAGCTCCTTTCAGATGTGTCTGTCGGTGCTGAGGCACAATCATCAACCATGGGATCAGCATACTGA
- the LOC142504750 gene encoding auxin response factor 1-like isoform X2 yields MANLSENHFAGGPPPGGPTDALYKELWHACAGPLVTLPRKGEQVYYFPQGHMEQLEASTHQGLDQQLPIFNLPSKILCKVMNVTLKAEQEMDEVYAQITLMPEQDENDITSPDPPLPEPQRCTFHSFCKTLTASDTSTHGGFSVLRRHADDCLPPLDMSRQPPWQELVASDLHGNEWHFRHIFRGQPRRHLLTTGWSVFVSAKKLVAGDAFIFLRGENGELRVGVRRLMRQLNKMPSSVISSHNMHLGVLATASHAISTGTLFSVFYKPRTSRSEFIVSLNKYLEARSHKLPVGMRFKMKFEGEEVPERRFSGTIVGFGDYPSSRWPDSEWRSLKVQWDEPSPILRPERVSPWEIEPLVAANLPNAQAQQRNKRARPPALPSPMQGMWKSPSDSPSAFTCHDPLRGPDLYQSPKLSSVTKISTLSYNGNLLPLSSNSIYQSNIETAAESITPASDRRHGNGYRLFGIELVDHSTVEASPLAVLTGAAVEDFHVPSDIESEQQSEPLDCNHSNFPSLIYDPNKSFLISPHEPQNRQIRSCTKVHMQGIAVGRAVDLTRFDSYEDLLEKFEEMFEIVGELTGAGKKWQVVYTDDEDDMMMVGDDPWHEFCIMVKKIYIYTAEEARRLLPKIKHPLTEVKSSKLLSDVSVGAEAQSSTMGSAY; encoded by the exons ATGGCAAATCTCTCTGAAAATCATTTTGCTGGGGGCCCTCCACCAG GAGGCCCGACTGATGCTTTATACAAAGAATTATGGCATGCCTGTGCTGGACCCCTTGTTACCCTTCCACGTAAAGGGGAACAAGTTTATTACTTTCCTCAAGGTCACATGGAACAG CTTGAAGCATCCACACATCAGGGTTTGGACCAGCAACTTCCTATATTCAACTTACCCAGTAAAATCCTTTGCAAAGTGATGAATGTCACACTGAAG GCTGAACAAGAGATGGACGAGGTGTATGCACAAATAACGCTGATGCCTGAACAAGAT GAAAATGATATAACAAGTCCTGATCCTCCTCTGCCTGAGCCTCAACGGTGCACTTTCCATTCATTTTGCAAGACTCTCACTGCTTCTGATACCAGCACTCATGGAGGATTTTCGGTTTTGCGTAGGCATGCCGATGATTGCTTACCTCCATTG GATATGTCTCGGCAACCACCCTGGCAGGAGTTGGTCGCTTCTGACCTCCATGGAAATGAGTGGCATTTCCGTCACATTTTCAGAG GTCAACCTAGGCGCCACTTACTGACCACTGGGTGGAGTGTCTTTGTTAGTGCAAAAAAGTTGGTTGCTGGAGATGCTTTCATTTTCCTAAG AGGAGAAAATGGGGAGCTTCGAGTTGGAGTCCGCAGGCTCATGAGACAGCTAAATAAGATGCCATCGTCTGTTATATCAAGTCATAATATGCATCTGGGGGTTCTTGCTACTGCATCACATGCCATCTCCACAGGGACACTTTTTTCAGTTTTTTATAAACCAAG AACTAGTCGATCGGAATTCATTGTAAGTTTAAACAAGTATCTTGAAGCTCGAAGTCACAAGCTGCCTGTGGGGATGAGGTTTAAGATGAAATTTGAGGGTGAAGAGGTTCCAGAAAGAAG GTTCAGTGGGACGATTGTTGGTTTTGGGGATTATCCTTCATCCAGGTGGCCTGATTCAGAATGGAGATCATTAAAG GTACAGTGGGATGAACCCTCCCCAATTTTGCGTCCAGAGAGAGTTTCACCATGGGAGATAGAGCCACTTGTTGCAGCGAATCTTCCAAACGCACAGGCTCAGCAAAGAAACAAGCGTGCCCGACCACCTGCCCTACCTTCGCCTATGCAAG GTATGTGGAAATCACCATCGGACTCCCCTTCAGCATTTACTTGCCATGATCCATTGCGTGGACCAGATCTCTATCAATCACCTAAACTTAGCTCTGTCACCAAAATCAGCACTTTAAGTTACAATGGAAATTTACTGCCCCTTTCAAGCAATTCAATATACCAATCCAATATAGAAACTGCAGCCGAGTCAATCACTCCTGCGAGTGACAGAAGACATGGTAATGGCTACAGGCTGTTTGGAATTGAATTGGTTGACCATTCAACAGTTGAAGCCAGTCCATTAGCAGTCCTGACTGGAGCAGCTGTTGAGGATTTTCATGTTCCCTCGGATATTGAATCTGAACAACAATCAGAGCCATTAGATTGTAATCATTCCAATTTTCCCTCATTGATTTATGATCCCAACAAGTCATTTCTGATATCTCCTCATGAGCCTCAGAACAGGCAAATTAGAAGCTGCACCAAG GTTCACATGCAAGGCATTGCAGTTGGAAGGGCTGTGGATTTGACCAGATTTGATAGCTATGAGGATCTACTTGAGAAATTTGAAGAGATGTTTGAAATCGTAGGGGAACTCACTGGTGCAGGGAAAAAATGGCAAGTGGTATATACAGATGACGAGGATGACATGATGATGGTTGGAGACGATCCATGGCA TGAATTTTGCATCATGgtgaagaaaatatatatatatacagccGAGGAAGCCAGAAGGCTATTGCCCAAGATAAAACATCCTCTCACTGAGGTTAAATCTTCCAAGCTCCTTTCAGATGTGTCTGTCGGTGCTGAGGCACAATCATCAACCATGGGATCAGCATACTGA
- the LOC142505600 gene encoding zinc-finger homeodomain protein 4-like isoform X2, producing the protein MEHPSEDEDVMPIPLSSTYGSHEHGQDHIIYHGMIPSPLCQIPTNAPFKKDIKYKECLKNHAASMGGNAIDGCGEFMPDGEEGTIEALTCSACSYHRNFHRKEIEGDPSFYDPGNCYHNVTNPSRIIGRKVFLRPHQMFMPGGNMESKDEGNDGRGGADGAVTVKNLPLSAKKRFRTKFTQEQKEKLFMFAEKVGWKMHKQEEDAVQEFCREIGVKRRVLKVQKNSGTALTVSTLSITTE; encoded by the exons ATGGAGCATCCAAGTGAAGACGAAGATGTTATGCCAATCCCACTAAGTAGCACCTATGGCAGTCATGAACATGGCCAAGACCACATCATATATCATGGCATGATCCCTTCTCCACTCTGCCAAATCCCCACAAATGCACCCTTTAAGAAAGATATCAAGTACAAAGAATGCCTCAAGAACCATGCAGCATCAATGGGAGGAAATGCCATCGATGGATGCGGAGAATTCATGCCTGATGGAGAAGAAGGAACAATCGAAGCCCTCACTTGTTCAGCCTGCAGTTACCACAGAAACTTCCACAGGAAAGAGATCGAAGGGGACCCATCTTTTTACGATCCCGGTAATTGCTACCACAATGTCACAAATCCAAGCAGAATCATTGGAAGAAAAGTATTTCTGAGGCCCCATCAGATGTTCATGCCTGGCGGCAACATGGAATCTAAAGATGAAGGCAATGATGGCCGTGGTGGTGCTGATGGTGCGGTGACGGTTAAGAACTTGCCTCTGTCGGCGAAGAAAAGATTCAGGACAAAGTTTACTCAAGAACAGAAGGAGAAATTGTTCATGTTCGCGGAAAAAGTTGGGTGGAAAATGCATAAGCAAGAAGAAGACGCGGTGCAAGAGTTCTGCCGAGAGATTGGCGTCAAAAGGAGAGTACTCAAG GTACAAAAAAATTCAGGTACAGCCTTGACCGTGTCAACACTTTCAATAACGACGGAATGA
- the LOC142505600 gene encoding zinc-finger homeodomain protein 4-like isoform X1: MEHPSEDEDVMPIPLSSTYGSHEHGQDHIIYHGMIPSPLCQIPTNAPFKKDIKYKECLKNHAASMGGNAIDGCGEFMPDGEEGTIEALTCSACSYHRNFHRKEIEGDPSFYDPGNCYHNVTNPSRIIGRKVFLRPHQMFMPGGNMESKDEGNDGRGGADGAVTVKNLPLSAKKRFRTKFTQEQKEKLFMFAEKVGWKMHKQEEDAVQEFCREIGVKRRVLKVWMHNNKNSLAKKYDPTSNS, translated from the coding sequence ATGGAGCATCCAAGTGAAGACGAAGATGTTATGCCAATCCCACTAAGTAGCACCTATGGCAGTCATGAACATGGCCAAGACCACATCATATATCATGGCATGATCCCTTCTCCACTCTGCCAAATCCCCACAAATGCACCCTTTAAGAAAGATATCAAGTACAAAGAATGCCTCAAGAACCATGCAGCATCAATGGGAGGAAATGCCATCGATGGATGCGGAGAATTCATGCCTGATGGAGAAGAAGGAACAATCGAAGCCCTCACTTGTTCAGCCTGCAGTTACCACAGAAACTTCCACAGGAAAGAGATCGAAGGGGACCCATCTTTTTACGATCCCGGTAATTGCTACCACAATGTCACAAATCCAAGCAGAATCATTGGAAGAAAAGTATTTCTGAGGCCCCATCAGATGTTCATGCCTGGCGGCAACATGGAATCTAAAGATGAAGGCAATGATGGCCGTGGTGGTGCTGATGGTGCGGTGACGGTTAAGAACTTGCCTCTGTCGGCGAAGAAAAGATTCAGGACAAAGTTTACTCAAGAACAGAAGGAGAAATTGTTCATGTTCGCGGAAAAAGTTGGGTGGAAAATGCATAAGCAAGAAGAAGACGCGGTGCAAGAGTTCTGCCGAGAGATTGGCGTCAAAAGGAGAGTACTCAAGGTTTGGATGCACAATAACAAGAACAGCCTTGCCAAAAAATACGATCCCACGTCcaattcttag